In one Flavobacteriales bacterium genomic region, the following are encoded:
- a CDS encoding PKD domain-containing protein: MSSIYPEALTMPYDLPTIRTWSLSGCLILGLAAKAQHDHGHATGHGPSAPAPTLHGEYVENKGQWQSPILYRADFGVVALFAERNRLVFSKLDEAVPDRVHDAQHEGPGAMQRVRVNGHAWYAWFEGANAAAQVTAEGRSVDYFNYFIGADPAAWASEVHHFGEVRYRELWPGVDLRLHEEAGGFKYDVLLADREAAQQVRFRYEGLDGMAIDEHGRLLLQTSVGELKEMAPIAWYADGDREKVPCRFTLEGSTVGFAFGKGVVADRPIVIDPTLVASTLSGTGNIGTTQNYGHTATYDILGNIYTGAICFGQGYPATPGAFDGTNNGGIDIAVSKLNPTGTTLLFATYLGGNSGDYPHSLVVTTNGELTVFGSSASSDYPVSAGAFDPTYNGGAADIVVTKLNPTGTALVGSTYMGTPGNDGRNSFTSNYGDTYRGEVICDAAGRIYVASCSDSPGFPVSGGAFQPAHAGAQDGVAFCLAPDLGSLIFGTYFGTAQADMCFGIKLDGAGQPVVCGGTLGSTLPAGPAAYQAASNGGREAFIAKFDADASSVLACTYFGGNGEDVAFFLQLDLDDNAYIYGQSPAANLGIWPAGTYGQATGGIFVAEFDAALSGQVFRTQLGADAGGFGGSMVPVAFLVDVCRNIYISGYSVGSGWPTAGTPLYTSGGFYLATYEPDMANIIYGTYYQGAGHVDGGTSRFDANGKVYQAVCTSGGFPTTPGAYSNVQPSGWDIGVFKIDFAVSGVNAAGASTLNQGCAPIVIDFSNASTGDTWVWDFGDGSPPVEAFEPSHAYTEPGAYTVTLIAMDSLSCNLADTIYLPITIGAQQPIDADFTWTQTIDCTQMEISTTNLSTGDPLTWYWDMGDGTQYTDTNVVHQFPGPGSYLVQLIAEDPTGCSGADTVQVPIDIGPPLQVAAAFAISESPGCEELSVACTNQSTGGSMTYQWDMGDGATYATADVVHLFQGVGTYAVTLIVNDTSSCNLADTAIVQVTVMPSEPIDAAFVADQVFDCDELLLATTNQSTGTNAAYLWQLSDGTSYTTVDITHVFSGPGTYTVTLTMTDTLGCSPSETVSIDVQIDPLEPVAAAFTAEQVGDCTTLTLTTGNLSTGDSLAFTWDMGDGTVISGPEASHQYTLPGVYIVTLNVTDLGCGQDDAASMQVILNNVLPVYYVGDTVLCPDGEAVLNVILPDTDPAAASYAWSTGETTPSIAVQEAGTYSVTVSDGLCQGAVQVAIPAAPRHALYDSVQVCPDAVAELRVPIDGLAFRWSNGAETRETRAWAPGMYTYEMVDLWGCPHTDSVKVIMLDSLPQVFAPNAFTPDGDNVNDVFRIAGFGERTVKMSIFNRWGEQLWANEGMEPFWDGRYNGGTVQDGVYVFVLRYTGACNNEERETVGHVTVVR, encoded by the coding sequence TTGTCATCCATCTACCCTGAAGCCCTGACCATGCCGTACGACCTCCCAACCATTCGCACCTGGAGCCTTTCGGGCTGCCTGATCCTCGGGTTGGCCGCCAAAGCGCAGCACGACCATGGGCACGCAACCGGCCACGGGCCATCCGCTCCGGCCCCAACGCTACATGGCGAGTACGTGGAGAACAAGGGCCAATGGCAGAGCCCCATCCTCTACCGGGCCGATTTCGGTGTGGTAGCGCTGTTCGCAGAGCGCAACCGCCTCGTGTTCTCCAAGCTGGATGAAGCGGTGCCCGACCGCGTTCACGATGCCCAGCACGAGGGTCCAGGAGCCATGCAGCGGGTCAGGGTGAATGGCCATGCTTGGTATGCCTGGTTCGAGGGAGCGAATGCCGCTGCGCAGGTCACCGCCGAGGGGCGATCGGTGGATTACTTCAACTACTTCATCGGGGCCGACCCGGCCGCTTGGGCATCAGAGGTGCATCATTTCGGTGAGGTGCGCTACCGCGAGCTGTGGCCGGGGGTGGACCTCCGCCTGCATGAGGAGGCCGGCGGGTTCAAGTATGATGTGCTGCTGGCCGACCGGGAGGCCGCGCAGCAGGTTCGCTTCCGCTATGAGGGGCTGGACGGTATGGCCATCGATGAGCATGGCCGGCTCCTGCTGCAGACCTCCGTGGGAGAGCTCAAGGAGATGGCCCCCATCGCGTGGTATGCTGATGGCGACCGGGAGAAGGTGCCCTGCCGCTTCACCCTGGAGGGCAGCACCGTGGGCTTTGCCTTCGGCAAGGGCGTCGTTGCCGACCGCCCTATCGTGATCGACCCCACGCTGGTGGCCAGCACGCTTAGCGGTACCGGGAACATCGGCACCACGCAGAACTACGGGCATACCGCCACCTACGACATCCTGGGGAACATCTACACCGGGGCCATCTGCTTCGGCCAGGGCTATCCGGCCACGCCAGGTGCGTTCGATGGCACCAACAACGGCGGCATCGACATTGCGGTGAGCAAGCTCAACCCCACGGGCACCACGCTGCTTTTTGCCACCTACCTCGGCGGCAACAGCGGCGACTATCCACACAGCCTGGTGGTGACCACCAATGGAGAGCTTACGGTGTTCGGGAGCTCGGCATCGTCGGATTATCCGGTGAGCGCAGGTGCGTTCGATCCCACGTACAACGGGGGCGCCGCGGATATCGTGGTCACGAAGCTGAATCCCACGGGGACCGCCCTGGTCGGCAGCACCTACATGGGCACGCCCGGCAACGATGGCCGCAATTCATTCACGAGCAACTACGGCGATACCTACCGCGGCGAGGTGATCTGCGATGCTGCGGGAAGGATCTATGTGGCCAGCTGCTCCGATTCCCCGGGCTTCCCGGTGAGCGGTGGTGCGTTCCAGCCCGCCCATGCCGGTGCGCAGGATGGCGTGGCCTTCTGCCTGGCGCCCGATCTGGGCAGCCTCATCTTCGGCACCTACTTCGGCACCGCCCAGGCGGACATGTGCTTCGGCATCAAGCTCGATGGGGCCGGGCAGCCGGTGGTGTGCGGCGGCACCCTCGGGTCCACCTTGCCGGCAGGCCCGGCGGCCTACCAGGCTGCCTCCAATGGCGGGCGCGAGGCCTTCATCGCCAAGTTCGATGCGGATGCGAGCAGCGTGCTGGCATGCACCTATTTCGGCGGCAATGGCGAGGATGTGGCATTCTTCCTCCAGCTGGACCTTGATGACAATGCGTACATCTACGGCCAATCGCCTGCTGCCAACCTGGGCATCTGGCCGGCGGGCACCTACGGGCAGGCCACCGGCGGAATCTTCGTCGCCGAATTCGACGCGGCGCTCTCCGGACAGGTGTTCCGCACGCAGCTGGGTGCTGATGCCGGCGGTTTCGGCGGCAGCATGGTGCCGGTGGCCTTCCTCGTGGACGTGTGCCGCAATATCTACATCAGCGGCTACAGCGTGGGCTCAGGTTGGCCGACAGCAGGAACGCCCCTCTACACCTCGGGTGGCTTCTACCTGGCCACCTACGAGCCCGACATGGCCAACATCATCTACGGGACGTACTACCAGGGCGCCGGCCATGTGGACGGCGGTACCAGCCGGTTCGATGCCAACGGCAAAGTGTACCAAGCGGTCTGCACCAGCGGCGGGTTTCCCACCACTCCGGGCGCGTACAGCAACGTGCAGCCCAGCGGTTGGGACATCGGCGTCTTCAAGATCGATTTCGCGGTCAGCGGGGTGAATGCCGCTGGGGCCAGCACCCTCAACCAGGGCTGTGCGCCCATCGTCATCGATTTCAGCAACGCCAGTACCGGCGATACCTGGGTGTGGGACTTCGGCGATGGGAGCCCGCCCGTGGAGGCCTTCGAGCCGAGCCATGCCTACACGGAGCCGGGCGCCTATACGGTGACCCTGATCGCCATGGATTCCCTCTCGTGCAACCTGGCGGATACCATCTACCTGCCCATCACCATCGGCGCCCAGCAGCCCATCGATGCGGATTTCACCTGGACGCAGACCATCGATTGCACGCAGATGGAGATCAGCACCACCAACCTCAGCACCGGCGACCCGCTCACCTGGTACTGGGACATGGGGGACGGCACGCAGTACACGGATACCAATGTGGTTCACCAGTTCCCCGGCCCCGGCAGCTATCTGGTGCAGCTCATCGCCGAGGATCCCACCGGCTGCAGCGGAGCCGACACGGTGCAGGTGCCCATCGATATCGGCCCGCCGCTCCAGGTGGCCGCAGCCTTCGCCATCAGCGAATCGCCCGGCTGCGAGGAGCTCAGCGTGGCATGCACCAACCAGAGCACCGGGGGAAGCATGACCTACCAATGGGACATGGGCGATGGAGCGACCTATGCAACCGCCGACGTTGTTCACCTCTTCCAGGGCGTGGGCACCTACGCCGTCACCCTCATCGTGAACGATACGTCCAGCTGCAACCTGGCCGATACCGCCATCGTGCAGGTGACGGTGATGCCCAGCGAGCCGATCGATGCGGCGTTCGTGGCGGACCAGGTGTTCGATTGCGATGAACTGCTGCTCGCTACGACCAACCAGAGCACGGGCACCAATGCCGCGTACCTGTGGCAGCTGAGCGACGGAACGTCATACACCACCGTGGACATCACGCACGTGTTCAGCGGCCCCGGCACCTATACCGTGACGCTGACCATGACGGATACGCTGGGCTGCTCGCCGAGCGAGACGGTATCCATCGATGTGCAGATCGATCCGCTCGAGCCGGTGGCGGCGGCCTTCACCGCCGAGCAGGTAGGGGATTGCACCACCCTCACGCTCACCACCGGCAACCTGAGCACGGGCGACAGCCTGGCCTTCACCTGGGATATGGGCGATGGCACCGTCATCAGCGGACCGGAGGCCTCCCACCAGTACACGCTGCCCGGGGTCTACATCGTCACCCTGAATGTGACCGACCTGGGCTGCGGACAGGATGATGCGGCATCCATGCAGGTGATCCTGAACAATGTGCTGCCGGTCTACTATGTGGGTGACACAGTGCTGTGCCCCGATGGCGAGGCCGTGCTCAATGTCATCCTCCCAGACACGGACCCAGCGGCGGCCAGCTATGCCTGGAGCACCGGCGAAACCACCCCCAGTATCGCCGTGCAGGAAGCCGGCACCTACTCGGTGACCGTGTCTGACGGACTATGCCAGGGTGCCGTGCAGGTGGCGATCCCGGCGGCCCCGCGCCATGCGCTCTATGATTCGGTGCAGGTCTGCCCGGATGCCGTTGCCGAGCTCCGGGTTCCCATCGACGGACTGGCCTTCCGCTGGAGCAATGGGGCGGAGACGCGGGAGACCCGTGCCTGGGCGCCTGGCATGTACACCTATGAGATGGTGGACCTGTGGGGCTGCCCCCACACCGACAGCGTGAAGGTCATCATGCTCGATTCCCTGCCGCAGGTCTTCGCGCCCAACGCCTTCACGCCTGATGGCGACAACGTGAATGACGTCTTCCGCATCGCCGGCTTCGGGGAGCGTACCGTGAAGATGTCGATCTTCAACCGCTGGGGCGAGCAGCTCTGGGCCAATGAGGGCATGGAGCCCTTCTGGGACGGCCGCTACAACGGCGGCACGGTGCAGGATGGCGTGTACGTCTTCGTGCTCAGGTACACCGGCGCGTGCAACAATGAAGAGCGGGAGACGGTCGGCCATGTGACCGTGGTCCGATAG
- a CDS encoding gliding motility-associated C-terminal domain-containing protein: protein MRGIILSGALLAQAIAAVAHDHAHGAAGRGLEFHENKGQWPQQALYRAMTPGGAVFIEPSAFTYVLRSGGMQHARPKDEPFEPYREHAFKAHFVGGAALAHRAEERQPHYANYFIGDDPSKWAGGVGIYGGVRLEEVYPGIDLHVHGERGLKYDWVVAPGADPGRIGLRYEGHEGLEVRDGMAYIATTAGTVIEQRPVAWSESDGRRIPVSCAFIQEGDQVRYAFPDGYDPSLTLVIDPVVTFSSYVGSFADNFGFTATYDDDGHLYGAGIVFGMGYPVTTGVQQASFQGGTIDIGVSKFTPSGDALVWSTYLGGSLNEAPHSLVVNSLDELYVLGTTGSANFPATAGAHDATFNGGSFISLNASYGFSHDNGVDVVVAHLSADATALIGSTYVGGAGNDGVNSSFNLAYNYGDPFRGEIALDAQERPVVATCTGSTNMPVTAGAPQQAFGGGALDGFVFRLDAGLTALDWATYLGGAIDDAAYGVQFNSAGEVYVTGGTSSANLVFPGPAFDPSANGGVDGFIARYAAEGTVLLSGTYLGTSAYDQCYFVQIDAAGLVYVVGQTSGAYPVSPGVYANPSGSQFIHKLSADLSASQWSTRIGSTGTEDISPSAFLVSDCGQIYFSGWGGTTNNVATPNFSTTIGLPVTADAYQPTTDGSDFYLMVLNADASSLAYATFFGGTAAEHVDGGTSRFDKDGIVYQAVCAGCGFGATTFPTTPGAWSSTDNGMNCNLGVFKIDFEQNVQVNIEASISSALLCLEDPIVLTAVGTADEWLWDLGDGSPASTEATLAHLYAAPGTYTIMLVGTATGLCVAIDTAYAEITVVPPADLQPAFSAVPTGDCDAFSAEFFNSSTGSSIYLWDFGDGSGSAQTNPVHPYAGPGDYTVTLGIVDATCADTAYASQVITIGLPGIGLDLESPLGLCDGGSVLLNAGSGYDSYAWSTGDASMMITVDEPGSYVVVVTDGFCTGADTVVVAEPVTYEPLLDRTICPGQDATLTPPFVPQSIAWSTGSQAASIAVDGTGEYWYTATDPLGCTVTDTVRVTIATLGPGRAFLPNVFTPNGDGHNEVFVMEGIEAADFQMDVYNRWGQRVFASNTSTYGWNGKLENNGDPVPDGTYYVVATYKEYCKEGGPVTVSGHVTLLR, encoded by the coding sequence ATGCGCGGAATCATCCTTTCGGGCGCCTTGCTGGCTCAGGCCATCGCGGCCGTCGCCCATGACCATGCACACGGCGCTGCCGGCCGAGGCTTGGAGTTCCATGAGAACAAGGGCCAATGGCCGCAACAGGCGCTGTACCGGGCGATGACCCCTGGCGGTGCTGTCTTCATCGAGCCATCCGCCTTCACGTACGTGCTGCGGAGCGGAGGGATGCAGCACGCGCGGCCGAAGGATGAGCCCTTCGAGCCCTACCGGGAGCACGCCTTCAAGGCGCACTTCGTAGGTGGCGCGGCACTAGCCCACAGGGCCGAGGAGCGACAGCCCCATTACGCGAACTACTTCATCGGCGACGACCCCTCCAAGTGGGCCGGCGGCGTCGGCATCTACGGCGGTGTGCGGCTGGAGGAGGTCTATCCGGGCATCGACCTCCACGTTCATGGCGAGCGCGGCCTGAAGTACGACTGGGTGGTGGCCCCGGGCGCGGATCCCGGCCGCATCGGCCTGCGCTATGAGGGCCATGAGGGCCTGGAGGTGCGCGACGGCATGGCCTACATCGCCACCACGGCCGGCACGGTCATCGAGCAACGGCCGGTGGCCTGGAGCGAATCCGATGGCCGACGCATCCCCGTGTCCTGCGCGTTCATCCAGGAGGGCGACCAGGTGCGGTACGCCTTCCCGGACGGCTATGACCCATCGCTCACGCTGGTGATCGACCCGGTGGTGACCTTCAGCAGTTACGTGGGCAGCTTCGCGGACAACTTCGGCTTCACGGCCACCTATGATGATGATGGGCACCTCTATGGCGCAGGCATCGTCTTCGGCATGGGGTACCCCGTCACCACCGGCGTGCAGCAGGCCAGCTTCCAAGGGGGCACCATCGACATCGGGGTGAGCAAGTTCACCCCGTCGGGCGATGCGCTGGTCTGGAGCACCTACCTGGGCGGCTCGCTCAACGAGGCGCCGCACAGCCTGGTGGTGAACAGCCTGGACGAGTTGTATGTGCTCGGCACCACCGGATCGGCCAACTTCCCCGCCACAGCGGGTGCGCACGATGCAACGTTCAACGGCGGCAGCTTCATCTCGCTCAATGCCAGCTATGGGTTCAGCCACGACAACGGCGTGGATGTGGTGGTGGCCCACCTGAGCGCCGACGCCACCGCGCTCATTGGCAGCACCTACGTGGGGGGGGCGGGAAACGACGGAGTCAACTCCAGCTTCAACCTCGCCTATAACTATGGCGATCCCTTCCGCGGGGAGATTGCGCTCGATGCGCAGGAACGCCCGGTGGTGGCCACCTGCACGGGCAGCACCAACATGCCGGTGACCGCCGGCGCCCCGCAGCAGGCCTTCGGTGGAGGAGCCCTCGATGGCTTCGTGTTCCGACTGGATGCAGGGCTCACGGCACTCGATTGGGCCACCTACCTCGGGGGCGCCATCGACGATGCCGCCTATGGCGTGCAGTTCAACAGCGCGGGCGAGGTGTACGTCACCGGCGGCACCTCCAGCGCGAACCTGGTCTTCCCGGGCCCTGCATTCGACCCCTCGGCCAATGGAGGCGTGGATGGATTCATCGCACGCTACGCAGCAGAGGGCACGGTGCTGCTCAGCGGCACCTACCTCGGCACATCGGCCTACGACCAATGCTATTTCGTGCAGATCGACGCCGCCGGGCTCGTCTATGTGGTGGGGCAGACGAGCGGCGCTTATCCCGTGTCGCCCGGCGTCTATGCCAATCCGTCGGGCTCGCAGTTCATCCATAAGCTCTCGGCCGACCTGTCCGCCTCGCAGTGGAGCACCCGCATCGGAAGCACCGGCACAGAGGACATCTCGCCCTCAGCCTTCCTCGTGAGCGATTGCGGGCAGATCTACTTCAGCGGCTGGGGCGGCACCACCAACAATGTGGCCACCCCCAACTTCAGCACCACGATCGGGCTCCCTGTGACCGCCGATGCCTACCAGCCCACCACCGACGGCAGTGATTTCTACCTGATGGTGCTGAATGCGGACGCCTCATCGCTCGCCTATGCCACCTTCTTCGGCGGCACGGCCGCCGAGCACGTGGACGGGGGCACCAGCCGGTTCGATAAGGATGGCATCGTGTATCAGGCCGTCTGCGCCGGATGCGGCTTCGGTGCCACCACCTTCCCCACCACGCCGGGCGCATGGAGCAGCACGGACAATGGCATGAACTGCAACCTCGGCGTCTTCAAGATCGACTTCGAGCAGAATGTGCAGGTGAACATCGAAGCCAGCATCAGCAGCGCCCTCCTCTGCCTGGAGGACCCCATCGTGCTCACTGCCGTGGGCACCGCCGATGAATGGCTTTGGGACCTGGGCGATGGATCGCCGGCCAGCACCGAGGCCACGCTCGCCCACCTGTATGCGGCGCCGGGCACCTACACGATCATGCTCGTGGGAACGGCCACCGGCCTCTGCGTCGCCATCGACACGGCGTATGCGGAGATCACCGTGGTGCCCCCCGCGGACCTGCAGCCGGCGTTCTCCGCAGTGCCCACCGGCGACTGCGATGCGTTCTCGGCGGAGTTCTTCAACTCCAGCACCGGCAGCAGCATCTACCTGTGGGACTTCGGCGATGGCTCGGGCTCGGCACAGACCAACCCGGTGCACCCCTACGCCGGCCCTGGCGACTACACGGTGACCCTGGGCATCGTGGATGCCACCTGCGCGGACACAGCATATGCCTCGCAGGTCATCACCATCGGGCTTCCCGGCATCGGCCTCGATCTGGAGTCGCCCCTCGGGCTCTGCGATGGCGGCTCGGTGCTGCTGAACGCCGGCTCGGGGTACGACTCCTACGCCTGGAGCACCGGTGATGCCTCGATGATGATCACGGTGGACGAGCCCGGCAGCTACGTGGTGGTGGTCACCGATGGATTCTGCACGGGCGCGGATACCGTGGTGGTCGCTGAACCGGTGACCTATGAGCCGCTCCTGGACCGCACCATCTGCCCCGGCCAGGATGCCACGCTCACCCCGCCCTTCGTGCCGCAATCCATTGCGTGGAGCACCGGGAGCCAGGCTGCGAGCATCGCGGTGGACGGGACCGGGGAGTACTGGTACACCGCCACCGACCCCTTGGGTTGCACGGTGACGGATACCGTGCGCGTCACCATCGCCACCCTCGGGCCCGGACGGGCATTCCTGCCCAATGTGTTCACTCCGAACGGCGACGGGCACAATGAGGTGTTCGTGATGGAGGGCATTGAGGCGGCGGACTTCCAGATGGATGTGTACAACCGATGGGGGCAGCGCGTGTTCGCCAGCAATACCAGCACCTACGGCTGGAACGGCAAGCTTGAGAACAACGGCGACCCCGTGCCCGATGGGACGTACTACGTGGTGGCCACCTACAAGGAGTACTGCAAGGAAGGCGGCCCGGTCACCGTTTCAGGCCATGTGACGCTGCTGCGCTGA
- a CDS encoding gliding motility-associated C-terminal domain-containing protein yields MFLQADGVTWSRYQDDAADLMHEYIQWDPERQQAFMLRGHAWRMRFVEGNRAAAIRGGEPHSAHHNYYLGNDPSKWSTRVPLYGAVRYSEVWPGIDMLWHSEGASVKYDLLVAAGADHARIAFRYEGLDGVSVDAGGNLVLRTSVGEMTEMRPVAWYADDRSPLACAFSLTGDVVGFSFPQGVEEGRPFVIDPVLMGATYSGQVGASNYGHCSTFDAEGNIYGGAQNFGAGFPSSLGAFQASPAGGSGTDIVVNKFSPDATELLYATYIGGTGDDKPHSMIVNASGGLCVLGSTTSTDFPVTAGAFDATANGGSDIAVFHLSADATALVGSTYLGGAGQDGRQTMTVNYGDTYRGEVMVDPAGNIYIASATQSADYPVASGAIQPALAGAQDAVVTGLDPTCSTLLMSTYLGGAAGDNGLGLRLDGGGIYVCGGTMSSDFPMSGSGYQPAYQGGGRDGYIVKLSLDGSALLAGTYFGTSGDDMAYFIELDNESDVYIYGQSNGAIPIAPAGIYGQPNGSIFIASFDPGLTTPVFTTKLGSQGGSGQMLAPVAFLVDVCNRIYISGYNPNGTWETTPDALYGPGSSRFYLACYDVDMAGLLFGSYYGGSHVDGGTSRFDKRGVIYQGVCSGGQSMPTTPGSYAPTNNVGWDLGVFKIDFEQSGVNVDLSASATTGCAPATITFNGSSNATELVWDLGDGTVVNGGTQFVHTYTEPGTYQVMLIGTDSTSCNIADTMFISVLITDPAQLEALFTADPVSSCTAYGVQLTNQSTGSSIVLWDLGGTPSNQPNPYVTLSGPGSYSYTITVIDQACQVSDSYSMTVEVPPATLEIDLPSPVYLCPGGTVMLDGGSGFDGYAWSTGETAQMITVAEPGQYALSVELGFCDAADDVQVVPVAPPQGMADVQTCPGRPVMLAPNFEPQSIAWSTGETDETISVSGDGAYSFIATDGFGCLFQDTVVVSYLATSSGQAFIPNVFTPNGDGVNDTFEVAGLGVQQFSMEVFNRWGQLMYRTADSTKGWKGNLENAADAPVPDGTYYYIISYKDACADQPEVSKAGHVTLLR; encoded by the coding sequence ATGTTCCTGCAGGCCGATGGCGTCACGTGGTCGCGCTACCAGGATGACGCGGCGGACCTGATGCACGAGTACATCCAGTGGGATCCGGAGCGCCAGCAGGCATTCATGCTCCGCGGGCACGCCTGGCGCATGCGCTTCGTGGAGGGGAACCGAGCGGCCGCCATCCGCGGTGGGGAGCCCCACAGCGCCCATCACAACTACTATCTGGGCAACGACCCCTCGAAATGGTCGACGCGCGTGCCGCTGTACGGTGCCGTGCGCTATTCGGAGGTCTGGCCGGGGATCGACATGCTCTGGCACAGCGAGGGCGCATCGGTGAAGTACGACCTGCTGGTGGCCGCAGGTGCGGACCATGCCCGGATCGCCTTCCGCTATGAGGGCCTTGATGGGGTGTCCGTCGATGCCGGCGGGAACCTCGTGCTGCGCACGAGCGTTGGCGAGATGACCGAGATGCGGCCGGTGGCCTGGTATGCCGATGACCGCAGCCCCTTGGCGTGCGCGTTCAGCCTGACCGGCGACGTGGTCGGGTTCAGCTTCCCTCAAGGGGTGGAGGAGGGAAGGCCCTTCGTGATCGATCCGGTGCTGATGGGCGCCACCTACAGCGGTCAGGTCGGAGCGAGCAACTATGGGCATTGCAGCACCTTCGATGCCGAAGGCAACATCTACGGAGGAGCGCAGAACTTCGGGGCCGGTTTCCCCTCATCCCTGGGGGCGTTCCAAGCTTCGCCGGCCGGTGGCAGCGGCACCGATATCGTGGTGAACAAGTTCAGCCCCGATGCCACCGAGCTGCTTTACGCTACCTATATCGGGGGCACCGGCGATGACAAGCCGCACAGCATGATCGTGAATGCCTCGGGCGGCCTGTGCGTGCTGGGCAGCACCACGAGCACCGATTTCCCCGTCACCGCCGGGGCATTCGATGCGACCGCGAACGGCGGCAGCGATATCGCGGTGTTCCACCTCTCCGCCGATGCCACGGCACTCGTGGGCAGCACCTATCTCGGAGGGGCCGGGCAGGATGGCCGGCAGACGATGACCGTCAACTACGGGGATACCTATCGCGGGGAGGTGATGGTGGACCCGGCCGGCAACATCTACATCGCCTCCGCAACCCAGAGCGCCGATTACCCGGTGGCATCCGGTGCGATCCAGCCCGCCCTTGCCGGGGCGCAGGATGCCGTGGTCACCGGCCTGGACCCCACCTGCTCCACGCTCCTGATGAGCACCTACCTCGGCGGGGCGGCCGGCGACAACGGCCTCGGATTGCGGCTCGATGGCGGCGGTATCTATGTCTGCGGCGGTACGATGAGCAGCGACTTCCCCATGTCCGGCAGCGGATACCAGCCAGCCTACCAAGGCGGGGGGCGCGACGGCTACATCGTGAAGCTCTCCTTGGACGGGAGCGCCCTGCTGGCCGGCACCTATTTCGGTACGAGCGGTGATGACATGGCCTACTTCATCGAGCTCGATAACGAAAGCGACGTCTACATCTACGGCCAGAGCAATGGCGCCATCCCCATCGCACCTGCCGGCATCTACGGCCAGCCCAATGGATCCATCTTCATCGCAAGCTTCGATCCCGGGCTGACCACGCCGGTGTTCACCACCAAGCTCGGCAGCCAAGGCGGTTCGGGCCAGATGCTCGCCCCCGTGGCATTCCTGGTGGACGTGTGCAACCGCATCTACATCAGCGGGTACAATCCCAACGGCACCTGGGAGACCACCCCCGACGCGCTGTACGGGCCCGGGAGCAGCCGCTTCTACCTGGCCTGCTACGACGTGGACATGGCAGGGCTGTTGTTCGGCAGCTACTATGGCGGCAGCCATGTGGATGGCGGAACCAGCCGCTTCGATAAGCGCGGCGTGATCTACCAGGGCGTGTGCAGCGGCGGCCAGAGCATGCCCACCACGCCCGGTTCCTATGCCCCCACGAACAATGTGGGATGGGACCTCGGCGTCTTCAAGATCGACTTCGAGCAGAGCGGCGTGAATGTGGACCTGAGCGCTAGCGCCACCACGGGGTGCGCCCCGGCCACCATCACGTTCAATGGCAGCAGCAATGCCACCGAGCTGGTCTGGGACCTCGGTGACGGCACCGTGGTGAATGGCGGCACCCAGTTCGTGCACACCTACACCGAGCCCGGCACCTACCAAGTGATGCTCATCGGCACCGACAGCACGAGCTGCAACATCGCCGACACCATGTTCATCTCGGTGCTCATCACCGACCCGGCGCAGCTCGAGGCGCTGTTCACCGCGGATCCGGTGAGTTCCTGCACGGCCTATGGCGTTCAGCTCACCAACCAGAGCACGGGCAGCAGCATCGTGCTCTGGGACCTGGGCGGCACGCCGAGCAACCAGCCGAACCCCTATGTGACCCTGAGCGGCCCCGGCAGCTACAGCTACACCATCACCGTGATCGACCAGGCGTGCCAGGTCTCCGACAGCTACAGCATGACCGTGGAGGTGCCGCCGGCCACCCTGGAGATCGACCTGCCCTCGCCCGTGTACCTGTGCCCAGGTGGCACGGTCATGCTTGATGGCGGATCCGGTTTCGACGGCTACGCCTGGTCCACGGGGGAGACCGCGCAGATGATCACCGTGGCCGAGCCGGGCCAGTACGCCCTTTCCGTGGAGCTCGGGTTCTGCGATGCCGCTGACGACGTGCAAGTGGTGCCGGTGGCCCCGCCGCAGGGCATGGCAGACGTCCAGACCTGCCCGGGGAGGCCCGTGATGCTCGCGCCCAACTTCGAGCCGCAGTCCATCGCGTGGAGCACCGGCGAGACGGACGAGACCATCAGCGTGAGCGGAGACGGCGCCTACTCCTTCATCGCCACGGATGGCTTCGGCTGCCTCTTCCAGGATACCGTGGTGGTGAGCTACCTCGCGACCTCATCGGGCCAGGCATTCATCCCCAATGTCTTCACGCCCAATGGAGACGGCGTGAACGACACGTTCGAGGTGGCCGGCCTGGGCGTGCAGCAATTCAGCATGGAGGTGTTCAACCGCTGGGGACAGCTCATGTACCGCACGGCCGATTCCACCAAGGGCTGGAAGGGCAACTTGGAGAATGCGGCTGACGCGCCCGTTCCGGATGGCACCTACTACTACATCATCAGCTACAAGGATGCCTGCGCGGATCAGCCGGAGGTGAGCAAGGCCGGCCATGTCACCCTGTTGCGCTGA